Proteins encoded in a region of the Bactrocera tryoni isolate S06 chromosome 4, CSIRO_BtryS06_freeze2, whole genome shotgun sequence genome:
- the LOC120774924 gene encoding uncharacterized protein LOC120774924 isoform X1 — protein sequence MQSLRCSLGIFLVFIICQSCLAVPALRVKRQRDDLLSLEAESADAINSDLNPINAEAVSGDDLERNKRKLPDATLEAKNAVLGFVFGKIDNFLDTKTRVIEQLDRANIEKNKQWDIKQPVPIKDFQTLVTAVVSPKIRSLGNIANDLTTGVLTTITAFSGSSAGNGNANAGLGNIVSKFLGFSGPILQGSAAGPAGGGTTAAPDSDEAGY from the exons ATGCAGTCACTACGGTGCAGTTTGGGTATTTTCCTCGTCTTTATCATTTGCCAGTCGTGTCTGGCGGTGCCTGCCTTGCGCGTCAAACGTCAACGAGATGATCTGCTCTCACTGGAGGCGGAGAGCGCGGATGCAATCAATAGCGATTTGAATCCTATCAATGCTgag GCAGTTTCAGGCGATGATCTTGAGcgcaacaaaagaaaattaccCGATGCGACTCTCGAAGCCAAGAATGCAGTGCTGGGATTTGTCTTTGGT AAAATCGACAACTTCCTCGACACCAAAACGCGTGTCATCGAGCAGCTGGATCGCGCCAACATCGAGAAGAACAAGCAGTGGGACATTAAGCAACCCGTGCCCATTAAGGACTTCCAAACGCTCGTTACCGCCGTAGTTTCACCCAAAATACGCTCACTTGGCAATATTGCCAACGATTTGACCACTGGCGTGCTGACTACAATCACCGCTTTCAGCGGTTCTTCAGCGGGCAATGGCAATGCCAATGCTGGTTTGGGTAATATCGTGTCGAAGTTCCTCGGCTTCTCTGGTCCTATTCTGCAAGGCTCTGCAGCTGGACCTGCTGGAGGCGGTACCACAGCCGCGCCGGATTCAGACG